The following proteins come from a genomic window of Montipora foliosa isolate CH-2021 chromosome 2, ASM3666993v2, whole genome shotgun sequence:
- the LOC137990590 gene encoding uncharacterized protein isoform X2, with amino-acid sequence MALSATSLLEENDIPGASLCGRKPSELKNEDLKFWLKCRGDPAKGLKTKAELVKRVEEYIRSGRDKIIVDPDPNCLYTKRKQQRSSTPSASNIEPSHDISPIKYPDNGWSTSLTKMPMFTKAEMNEHITRSGKHIANEDHHSVPTSLRKAKTFLEDEYLHEIIAASDQHVFYFKAKCCHSFRKNDPPHSLKLALCIVKGDVLDSNCTCVAGKVGFCNHISALML; translated from the exons ATGGCCCTGTCAGCAACGTCGCTTCTCGAAGAAAATGATATTCCGGGCGCTTCACTATGCGGCCGAAAACCCTCTGAATTGAAAAATGAGGACCTGAAGTTTTGGTTAAAGTGTAGGGGTGACCCAGCGAAAGGCCTTAAAACGAAAGCAGAACTTGTAAAGAG AGTGGAAGAGTACATCCGGTCTGGTagagataaaattattgttgacCCTGATCCCAACTGCCTTTATACCAAAAGAAAGCAGCAACGAAGCAGTACACCGTCGGCATCGAACATAGAACCATCACACG ATATCAGTCCCATTAAATATCCTGACAACGGATGGAGTACTTCTCTAACCAAAATGCCAATGTTCACTAAAGCAGAAATGAATGAACACATCACAAGATCTGGCAAGCACATAGCAAATGAAGACCATCATTCTGTTCCGACTTCACTGCGGAAAGCTAAAACATTTCTTGAAGATGAGTACCTTCACGAAATAATAGCAGCCAGCGATCAGcatgttttttatttcaaagctaAATGCTGTCATAGCTTTCGGAAAAATGATCCTCCGCACTCATTGAAACTTGCCTTGTGTATTGTCAAAGGGGATGTTTTGGACAGCAACTGTACTTGTGTGGCTGGCAAGGTTGGTTTCTGTAACCATATTTCAGCCTTAATGCTATAG
- the LOC137990590 gene encoding uncharacterized protein isoform X1, with translation MEVVVKKTKLDESSSPRGGAGVKCLLYEARKQPNYDPVRENTFKSELSSLDPNMGFAQMSEGTSSTDLTNSKFGKCPVGSIMSYQTSFTESNFSAVANLTSVPRNNAAVNAQELNYYPRFPLCNDNDMVVPRELSDTEEALIKHLTVHEDRIHSIESTTREQAGCDEWKSQRTYRFTASKFHLISRRKRNHQSFAQSLMHTKPFSSKYVTHGLKYEPIALQQYEKFMFNRKTPVAVLKSGFVVSKSCPVLGASPDAKVVDFGCSLCFGLAEVKCPYTKFHVTPLEACSDPTFFMEKVSETECKLKRDHPYYAQVQGQLGITGAKWCDFIVYTGKGIYIERVPFDATYWQNLRTELLQYYFEHFLKFAAADFQNSVEGH, from the coding sequence ATGGAGGTTGTTGTCAAAAAGACTAAACTGGATGAGTCAAGCAGCCCACGAGGTGGTGCGGGTGTGAAATGCCTGTTATACGAGGCACGCAAACAGCCTAACTATGATCCTGTACGTGAAAATACTTTTAAATCTGAACTTTCTTCACTTGACCCCAATATGGGTTTTGCTCAAATGAGTGAAGGAACTTCAAGTACTGATCTGACAAACTCTAAATTTGGGAAATGCCCTGTTGGTTCCATTATGAGCTATCAGACATCATTCACTGAGTCAAACTTTTCTGCTGTGGCAAATTTGACCTCAGTGCCAAGAAACAATGCTGCAGTAAATGCCCAAGAACTTAATTATTATCCTAGATTTCCCTTgtgtaatgataatgacatggtTGTACCAAGAGAGCTGAGTGACACTGAAGAGGCATTAATAAAGCATTTAACTGTTCATGAGGACAGAATACATTCAATTGAAAGTACTACCAGGGAACAAGCAGGATGTGATGAATGGAAGTCACAACGCACATACCGCTTCACAGCTTCGAAATTCCATCTTATCTCAAGGCGAAAAAGAAATCACCAAAGTTTTGCTCAATCACTCATGCATACAAAGCCCTTTTCATCGAAGTATGTCACACATGGCTTAAAGTATGAACCTATTGCCCTCCAGCAATATGAAAAGTTTATGTTTAACAGAAAAACTCCGGTTGCAGTTCTCAAAAGTGGATTTGTGGTTTCGAAAAGTTGTCCTGTGCTTGGTGCATCACCAGATGCCAAAGTTGTTGACTTTGGATGTTCACTTTGCTTTGGGCTGGCTGAGGTAAAATGCCCTTACACAAAATTCCATGTGACCCCCCTGGAGGCATGCTCTGACCCCACCTTTTTTATGGAAAAAGTCAGCGAAACAGAGTGTAAACTGAAGAGGGACCATCCATATTATGCCCAAGTTCAAGGACAATTGGGGATTACTGGAGCCAAGTGGTGCGATTTTATTGTGTATACTGGAAAGGGAATTTACATTGAGAGAGTACCATTTGATGCAACCTATTGGCAGAACCTCAGGACCGAACTTCTTCAGTATTActttgaacattttttaaaatttgccgCAGCAGATTTTCAAAATTCAGTTGAAGGTCATTAG